The Nymphaea colorata isolate Beijing-Zhang1983 chromosome 7, ASM883128v2, whole genome shotgun sequence DNA window TAAGTTTTTAAATTCTTGacttttaacaaaattttaaaaatacatgaATCAAACTTTTTAGTCCTTGGAGGACATTTATGTATGATAGATCTAAGATGTACACTGTCATTAAAAACTATAGTTTCTTCAGAAGAGATATCTGCCCAAAATTTTAGGGCAGATTTCTGAAGCAATAACAATTTGGATAGATTCATTTAATAACACTTAATAAATATTAATGGAACTCACATGCGTGCTGCTGCTATTAATGAAACTGCCCTTAAGCAGTTTACCCCGTGAAGGGCTTTGatatttatttgttcattttttctaatgAGTTCGGTGGGCCTTCAACATTAAATTTTTGACTTGGCCAAGTTAAGTTGCATAAAATAATCAACTTAGATCTCGCTGCCGGAAAACGGGGGTTTTTATCCAGCAAGTTGGTGGTTCGAAGCTGCAATTTGTTAAagtttaagaaatttttttttttaactaattgTTCAAATAGCTCAGTACTTCGAGTAATCAAAATGTAAAGCTGCATTTTGtcgtcttgaaaaaaaaaatatgaagagctCCAATTTATtaatgtttaagaaaaaaaaatattttttaactaaTTGTTCAAATAGCTCAGTACTTCGAGTAATCAAAATGTAAAGCTGCATTTTGtcgtcttgaaaaaaaaaatatgaagaggtTGGTCAACTGAAGGGACCCCAGTAGCAGCCTTGCATTTAAAGTGTTTTGGAGAAGCACGTTACTTTTACCACCATTAAGATTGAGCCGTCGAGAGGTAGTCGATACTCAACCAAATTTAGAGTCAAATTTGAGCACctgttataatattttattataataaattatattattttatattaaaaatatatttttaaaatttaagtggACCAAATTAGAGCTCAAGTTTTAATGAGTTCAGGTTTGAATCGATGTTCAGGCTTAGGTAGGCAGGATgccaaataatatatatattttttttaattttcaagacTGTGTGTTCgccataatttttaaatataagtcttgtttttttaattttttaatataataattAATGTAAGTGAACAGAATGAGTATTTTCGTTAGGAAGAGGGCCGCAGCCTCTGTATTTTTGCTTTGGAGTTATGAAGCCGCCTAACGAACCATATACAAAGAAATGATCACACTAGTTAAAATGAAAGAGTGCTTTCTAAAATGACAGAAATACCCCTTGAATTAAAACCGATGAATACGGTTTTTCCTTGCTAGCGGCAATATGGAAATCATTCTCCTCAAAGTAAAGAGGCCgatatttctgttttttgtgaAGGGTAATTCTATCATTTCTTAAACATTTTACtatgttttactttttcaagttttaaccTGCTCTGTAATATAATTGTCAAATAAGTGCTGAGCAAGTACGAGTTAAAATATATGTTGGGATTAagaaaacaagaataatatgaTTTCTTGTTGCAGAATTAATAGTAAAttgtttttgacttaaaaatttaatgttGGAAAGCATAAATTTGGCGATTATCAACGTGTGATGATCTAACCGAGGCCTATTTTAGGTAactgtaacaaaaaaaaaagttcgatAAAAACGTGTTATTTGTTATGACATTTCACATGCAATAGTAGAATCTACAAACAGTTGAAATAGTAGAATCTACAAAACAGTTTGCTGCTATAACACCAAAGCCGCACTCTCCTTGAAATCATAGCCCCAAAAGAAAGGTTTATTAAATTATAAGTTTTGGAGTCAAACTAAAAGCACAGTTTAAAAAGTCACTCTAGTCGAAGGAGAATTTCCATCTGGCCAATTGGGTCCCTTAACATAGCTTTCCAGTTAAAtaaatgcttttgtttttcctcAACCATAGGAAGTTCAAATTTCATCTTCACAATTATGGGGTATGGACAGTAAATCTTATACTGTTCTCTTGAAGTGCAGTAAATCTTATAGACTCTAGAGTGAAAAAACAGCATCATATACAAAGTAAGCTATTAATCAGATCGAAGCCATAACTCTGAAGCTGGTACGTTTTAAATTCTAATAGCAAACTTTGGTCTtaataaaacgaaaaaagaaaCCACTGTCAGTAAATTTCATGTAGAATGATTTTTTTACGTTTCCCTTAGCAATCTGACGGTTGGGGTAGGAAGATAAGCATGGAAGTCAGGCTGGTGAGGCTGACAGGTCTCATGTCATTGTCACTTGCATAATTTACTTACTTTTCAGAAttctttttataagaaaaaagaataagatgTAAAGAAACAATATCCTAAAATTAAGCATTTTATTGAAGTCAAATTATCCTAAAATTAAGCAACTAGCTATTAAATATGTACAAATCTTCGGCAATGTGGGAGAGGCGAATCGGAGAATTAATGATGCGCATCGTCCTCGTCAGTCGTCCCACCCTCCCTATTTCTCTCCCCTCCTCAGCTTTCACCGTCGttcctctccctccttcccGAACCTGCATTCCGCAAGTGGTTAGGTACAACGCAGTTTTCTGATTTGCCAACTTATACAGTGACAGGTATCCGAGAGCATAGTCTGTCAACGACTttcatcctcttcctcttcctcttccttttcctcttttctcctgaaaacaaagaaatggtCGGATGTCATGGTCccatccttcccttcctcccctTTTGATTTTGTCAGAGCAACaaaaagtaaagaaacaaaaacccaTTAAAGCTCCccccaccacccccccccccccccccctcccccgaCCCTATTGCTTCTGTTATCAACTCCTTTCAGCTATTCGCCTCCCCAGAAAGGGGTTCGATGATTTCTTCGGTTAATGAATCTTGCTGCTTTGCAGCAGGAGTATTAGGTATGTCCTTCCTTtgatcactttttctttttccagcaattcctccctcttttccttttcttattttgctgCACTTTTGTTTCTGTGGCGTATATAGATAGACCCACTTATCCCAGAAATGAGATCAACTGAGATATTGTGTTAAATGtctaatttatcacgtttttctAGTGAAACTAGTGAACTCGTTTTCCACTTCTCGTGATTCTGTCTCCTTACCCAACAGTGGTGTGTTGtgttcagaatttttttttttaagagggaAATTCTCGACTGCCTTTTTCATGCTGGGTGCGAATTGTTCTCTGTTTTCAGATGTTCATTTTGGTGGTTCAAGAGCGAACTCTAATTTTTGTGCATGTGAATCTTTTGGGTTACGATGGTGCTCTCAGATCGATTAACGAATTCTTGCGTTGAGCAAGTTTATGGTGTACTTTGTTGCTGAGTGTAGTTTCGAATTAATGCAGGGAACCTCTTTGCATTTGTGCTATTCGCATCTCCCTTGTAAGTTGTCATTGCATCTTGACGCTGGTTCTTGATTCTTAGCTGAACTCGTGATTTCTGGTAGTTTTTGTGAGTATTGACTCTTGTATTTCTGTGAATCTTGTGTACGTAGTCCAACATTCAGGCGGATCATCAGAAATGGATCAACAGAGCATTTCTCTGGTTTGCCTTATATTTATTCGCTCTTGAACTGTTTGATATGTCTCTGGTATGGACTTCCCTTCATAAGGCCTGGAATCATTTTGGTCGCCACTGTCAATTCAGTAGGCGCATGTTTTCATTTGGTGTACATATCCTTGTACATTACATATGCGGATAATAAAAAGAAGGTATTGTTGATCACCTGCTTCTTATTACTTCTTACCGCATTAATTGTCTATTTTCTATATGTTTTCGCCACAACGATGACCATCTTTGTCTTTGCAGCTGAAGATGTCGGCTCTGTTGATTACGGTACTTGGGATATTTGCGGCTATAGCAGTTATTAGTTTGGAGTGTTTTAGCTCCTCAGCTCGTCAGATTTTTGTTGGTTACCTGACAGTTGCTTCACTTATATCAATGTTTGCTTCCCCACTGTTCATAATTGTAGGTCCAAAGTACAAAatccaccttttttttattttataatgattcttagtctcatatatataaagtataaacagtGTGGGATGTATTATATACAGTTTTTTAACTTCAGTTTCTTCTCCATTTTGTGTTCGCTCTGAGTTGATGTCTTgtcctcctttccttctttcttgctTTCACAGAACTTGGTGATAAGAACGAAGAGTGTTGAGTTCATgcctttctatctctctcttgccACTTTCTTGATGAGCTTTTCATTCTTCATGTATGGGTTTTTGGAGCGTGATGCCTTTATTTATGTAAGCTTCTTTGATAATCCCTCCTCATGCCCTTGTATTATCTCTCATTGTCAATCCTTTCTTTACATCcttgtgcatttttttattttttattttaggtcCCAAATGGGATTGGCACATTGTTGGGAATAGCACAACTGGTTATTTACGTATATTATAGCAGACAGTCAAGAAAAGATGTGAGAACCCCGTTGCTGGTCTCACATCAATGAAGTTATTTGCAGGCATCTTCACTTGAAGCATATTGCGGTATTCTTTGTTCGATGTAGCATCTGTTGTCTACAAGTTCCACCATTGCAGTTCTTATACCGTGAAGATTTTATGAAGATTTGTGCTTATGTGTGCCTTTGCTGAAAAGCCAATTCTCTTGGAaattgtgcatatatatgttcTTGTACTACTG harbors:
- the LOC116257662 gene encoding bidirectional sugar transporter SWEET2a, giving the protein MISSVNESCCFAAGVLGNLFAFVLFASPFPTFRRIIRNGSTEHFSGLPYIYSLLNCLICLWYGLPFIRPGIILVATVNSVGACFHLVYISLYITYADNKKKLKMSALLITVLGIFAAIAVISLECFSSSARQIFVGYLTVASLISMFASPLFIINLVIRTKSVEFMPFYLSLATFLMSFSFFMYGFLERDAFIYVPNGIGTLLGIAQLVIYVYYSRQSRKDVRTPLLVSHQ